From the Psychrobacter sp. P11F6 genome, the window TCACGGCTGCCAAACTCACCCAAATGCGCCGTACCAATATTTAAAATACACGCGACATCTGGCTTTACAATCTCGGTAGTATAAGCAATTTCGCCAATATGGTTTGCGCCAAGCTCTAGAATGGCATAACGATGGTGGTCGGATAATTCGAGCAACATCATCGGCACACCCAAATCGTTATTTAGGTTACCACGGGTAATCAATGTCGGTGCCAATCTGCCAAAGATACTACCAAGCATTTCTTTGCATGTGGTCTTACCGCTAGAGCCAGTAATAGCAATGACGGTTAAATTTTGATGCTGTTGACGACGATACGCAGCCAATTGTCCTAGCGCCAAACGGGTGTCGCTCACCACTAACTGCGGAATGCTATTTGCATCAGCCGTAGCAATAGGGCGAGCGACGATAGCCGCAACCGCACCTTGCGCGATGGCAGTATCGATATAATCGTGACCATCAAAATTATCACCCGATAACGCTAAAAATATATCACCAGGTTTTATCGTACGGGTATCGGTGGCGATACGAGTGCTCATTACATCATTTACTGAATTGTTTTCTGAGTCGGATTGCCCCTCACTCAGCTGCCAATGCCCATCGAGTGCTGCGGTTGCTGCGAGCAGATTGTCTGCTTGCCAAACATACAGCCCTTGCGACTGAATGCTGTTATCGTTGTCGGCTGTCATAATGATTACCTTATATATGATGACTACTTATTTATTTTTTATAGTTAACGACTAGGGCGTGTCCTCAATTCAATCGATTATTATCTAAATGGACTAAAAATGGCTAAATTTTGCCAAACATCGTCAACTAGCTTATTAATATCTCGATATTATTTGCGCTACTTTCCTTGTTTGACGGCAATTTATCTCATTTTTATTACCATTTTTAAAATGAGGACACGCCCTAATACTTTTTAGATAGCATGAAAAACTGACTGTAAGCGCTATTATTTATTTATAAATGCTATACACGCCCTGCTTGTTTTAAGGCGTTTTGCAAAATAACACTGTCGTCAAAATCATAACGAACATGGTTAATTTCTTGATAGGTTTCATGACCCTTGCCAGCGATCACGACGATATCATCAGCTGCTGCTTGATTGACCGCATACTCAATCGCTGCTTGGCGCGCAGGTTCGATATGGGTACGCTGATATTGCTCACTCGTCATGCCCGCTTGCATATCTTGCAAAATGATATTGGGATCTTCGGTGCGTGGATTGTCTGCCGTTAACACGACTTTATCCGCGCCTGCCAATCCTGCTTGCGCCATCAAAGGACGTTTGCCCGCATCACGGTCGCCACCGCAGCCAAACACTGCCCATAGTTGGCCTTTACAATGGGTCTTTAGGCTGGCAAGCACTTGGCTTAAGGCATCTGGCGTATGCGCATAATCAACGATAAAGCAGCCATCATTAGACGGCACACGCTGCATACGTCCAACCGCACCTTGTAGCTGCGGCACCACTGCGGCAATACGCTCAAGGCTAATGCCTAAAGCGACGGCAGCTGCCATTGCGGCAAGCAAATTGGCAACATTAAAGCGCCCCAATAATGGGCTGACGATACCTAAATGATTAACTTCGCCATCGCCTAAATCAGTACGTAGCGTAATCTCGACACCTTTTAAGCTTGGTTTGATTTCAGCCGCAACAAAGGTCGCAGATTTTGATGGTTCTAAACTGTACGTCCAGACCGTTAAATCACTGGCATGTGCGGTGTCGAGCATAATCTGGGCATGTTCATCATCGATATTGATAATGGCATGGGTTAAATCTGGAAAATGCGCTTTATCAAACAGTTTAGCTTTTGTTGCTGCATACTCTGCCATATCGGCATGATAGTCTAAGTGGTCACGGCTAAGATTGGTATAAATCGCAACCGACACTGGCATACCTTGTAAACGCTGCTGATCCAAACCATGTGAGCTGGCTTCCAATGCCAATAATTCAGCATTCTCTGTACCCATTTGATATAAAAATTGCTGAACCGCTAAGGCATCGCCCGTGGTATGGCTCGCTTGCACCAAAGCACCAAGCCTGCCATTACCTGCTGTGCCCATGACTGCGCTGCTCATACCTGTCAGCTGCGTCAATTGCGCCACCAATTGACTGATAGTCGTTTTGCCATTGGTGCCCGTCACTGCGACCACCGTTGGCAAGGTCACGGGCTGCTGATATTGCAAACGTGCTTGAATGAGCGTTCCTAAAAAATCACGAATATTGGGCACGTATAAAACAGGGCAAGGCAGTGCTGCTAATTGCCGCTGTGCTTTAGCAGTACTATCATTCGATAAAGTGATATCGGCATGATTTGATACACTAGTCGTGTTAAGCAAAGCCGTAGGATCTATTTCTGATAGGATAAAAGCCGCATTTTCAGCGGCTTGATAGAGGTAGTCGCGACTTTTTTGACAGTTTGGTATGTGGCTTTTTAATAACACAAACACATCGTTCGGCTCTAGCTGACGACTGTCTAAACGAAACTGCAGGAATGGAATATCAAGAAACGAATTCATTGGTTTTGAATCCGCTCCAATCAATGTCGTCTGAGTCGATAGTTTTTGCAATGCCTGCTCTATACCTACACCATGCCTGCTATTGCTACTACTAGATTCAGTCAGCTGCTGCAAGGTGACTGGGGTAATGCTTGGCGACGAGGGTGACAGGGTCATTGGCAAATCCTATACGGTTAAAACACATCAAATAGTTAAAAACTAAGTATTAAAAAAAAGACCTCTACGACTACTGAGCGATCGTTTTTAACGGTTTATCTAAGGGTACATTGTATAAACGCAGCGCCTCTTTCATGACATTATGAAAGACTGGCGCGACTGTTAAACCAGCATAAATCTGAACACGTGGGTCTTCGATGAGCATCACACCTACTAATCTTGGGTTAGATGCGGGCGCAATACCAGCAAAAACGTTACGGTATTGATCCGTATAGTAGCCACCTTTTGGATTAACACGGCGCGATGTCCCTGTTTTACCAGCGACGCGATAACCATCAATCGCAGCACCTTTAGCCGTACCACCCGGTTCGGTGACACTTTCCATCATTTGTACGATAGACATCGCTTGCTCGTGTGCCATGATACGCTTGCTTGGCTGTAGCTTGTCATCTTTAGTGAGGGTCAATGGATGCATCACACCGCCTGCCGCCAGCGCTGAATAAGCCTGCGCAACCTGCGCTAGAGTTGCTTCCAAACCATAACCATAACTGAGCGTAGCACGACGTGACGTTTCTTTTTCTTTTGGTGTGACAACCAGCCCACTACCTTCCCCTGGGAACTGTAGTGGTGTCTTTGAACCAAAACCAAATTGCCGTTGCATATTGGTAATGGCATCAGGCGGTAGCGACAAAGCAATCTTAGTCGAGGCGACGTTACTAGACTTCTGCAGTAACGTGCCCATATTAATCATACCTAGATTGTTATGATCACGAATGGTATAACCACGGACACGAATAGAGCCAGGATTGGTATCGATTAAGGTAGTGGCAGTGTATTTTCCTGAATCAAGTGCCGCTGCAACCGTAAAGGGTTTCATCACCGAACCAGGTTCGAAGACATCGAGCAGCGCACGGTTACGTTGGTTTTCACCGGTCATCTCATTCAGGTTATTAGAATTAAAGGATGGCCATGTTGACAAGGCAAGCACTTCACCCGTTTGCACATCAACAATCATGCCTGTTGACCAGCGCGCTTTTTGCAAACGCCCTGCTTTCTCTAGTTCTTTATAAAGCAAATACTGCAGGCGCGAATCAATGGTCAACGCCACATCTTTACCTGGTATTTCTGGTTCAATCTGTTTAATTTCTTTTAAACTGTTTTGTTTGGCATCTTTTAGCACCAACACTTTACCATCATCACCTGCCAGCTCAGTTTCATATTGGCGTTCGATACCAGCACGACCTTCGTAACCACCTTCAGGATCACTGACATTTTGCCCCATAAAGCCCAATAGCTGCGAGTTTGGTTGTGGCTGCGGGTAATAACGTTGGAAAAAGTTTTTTTCATAGACGCCAGGAAAATCAAGGGTGCTGACACTTTGGGCAATCTCAGGCGTTACTTTATTCAGTAGCGGCAAATAGTGCGAGCCTGCACCCGATGGCAGCGCTGCTTTAACTGCTGCTTCATCGGTTACATCAATACTATCGTCGATAGCGGTAACTTTTTTCAGCTCAGTGACCGAAATATTGGCAGCAGCCGCAAGCGTGGTCAGATCCATATTATCCAAACGCTTTTGCATACGCGCAACCAGCTGTGGACTCTCAGGATTGGTGATAATAATACGCTTAAGCTCGTAATATTCGCGCGCGTAATCATGCGGACTAAAGGAGACCGTCGCCAGTGGTGCACTGACTGCAAGTGGCAAATTATTGCGATCGGTAATCATACCGCGATAGGATTTTTGCGTGCGCACGCTAGTGATAAGCTCATCACCTTTGTCTTGATAAAACTGGGCATTGGCAACTTGTAAATAATAAGCACGGGCTATCAGCAAACCCAAGATAACCAATGCAATGACCCAAATAGTACGGAAACGGTTTTTGTCTTGCTCAAAACCGCCGCGAGAGGAAGCGCCAGACGCTTTACCCAAAAATCCTCTTTTATTTTTCAGGTTTTTGACACTGGTATAAGCGCCTTGCTCTTCATTCTTTTTCAATCGATCAAACAATTTAGTCTTACGGTTGCCAGAGGATTTTTTTTCAGCCGTACTGCCTGTTTGTCCCGATTTGGCTGCACTGGCAGGACGTAAGGGCTTAGTCACCTTACCGCTAGTTGGCTTTTTATTCGCATTTTTCGCGGTCGTTTTACCACTATTGGCATTAGGTTTTTTATCACTCATTGTCCTGCCTCCGCTACCGTGGCATCGGTGATAGGAGCGTCAGGCGATATATCCGTAGCAGCTCGTGGTTCGATAACGTCAGACTTATCCTCATCTGAGTCAGTATCGACGACTGGCACCTGTGCTGTGGCAACACCCGGCTGGATAATGAGTTTATCTTTTAGCGTCGGTGAAAACATACCCAGTTCAGCCACCGCACGGCTAGCAATTTGCGGCGTCGCACTAAAAGTCTGCTGTTCAATGAGCAAACGCTGATGTTCGACTTGCAGATTACGCTCTTGTTTTTTCATGTCTTGCAAGGTTTTATAATCCTGATGATATTGCTGAACACCTTCGGCTGTTTTAATACCGCTCCACACAATCGCTACTGCTAACAGCAATAGCACCACTACATAGATACTAACCACATTAAATCGGCGCACAAATAGCTCGCCGATATCGGTGTTATGCGGCATTGCAGCACGACGGTTTGCGGGTTTGTCAGATATTGCCATGACGCTCTCAAAAAGTGGACTTCAAGTATGAAAATTGGCAACTGTTTTAGAGCGGTAAGACGCTTTGTACAGCACCATCAATAAAGTAAAACCAAACGAAAAAGGAACAGCCGAGCCTAGCAGATAATGTTTACAGATTTTTAACAGCCGCGTAAGTATTCAGACTCTCTATCCTACTTAATTGCCAGCAACCAATCACCAGCAACTCAGCCAAACACCCTCTCTATAACATCACGCTACCTGTGTTATTGCTCAACACTTGGTAGATAGTCGGTATCAGTACGAGTCGCCATGCGCAACCACGCACTACGCGCGCGTGGATTTTGACTGGTTTCAGCTTTGCTTGGACCCACGCGTTTAGGCTTGCTAAAGTAGCGTGGACGATTGGGCGGCATCGGCAAATTCTCATCCTCTGGATATTGCCCTTTGCTATGACGCTGCAAAAACTGCTTGATACGGCGATCTTCTAATGAGTGAAAACTAATCACTGCTAGCTGCCCGCCTGCTTTCAAAATCGGAATGCTTTGTTCTAAAAAGTCGTCAACATCGCCAAGCTCATTGTTAATAAAAATGCGCATCGCCTGAAAGCTCTGAGTCGCTGGATGCTTACCACGCTGCCAATTAGGATGCGCCACTTTAATCACTTCAGCCAATGCCAAAGTAGAGTCATAACTGTCCATCTGCTTAATAGCACGGGCGATACGGCGACTATGACGCTCTTCGCCAAAATCATAAAGCACATTGGCCAAGGTTTCATCATCGACTTTTTCTAGCCACTCAGCGACCGACTGCCCACGACTGGTGTCCATACGCATATCGACCGCACCGTCACGCATAAAACTAAAACCACGACTGCCATCATCAATTTGCGGCGATGAGATACCCAAATCTGCCATTAAGCCATCAACTTGAGTGATTCCCATTGCCGTTAGACTATCCGTCAACGTCGCAAAACTATCGTGCACCACTTTTACGCGACTATCGGTCTTTGCCAATTCACGCGCGACGCTAATCGCCGTTGGATCTTTATCAAAAACAATCAAGGTTGCATCATCGGCCAACTGACTTAATAATAATCGACTATGACCACCACGCCCGAAGGTAGCATCAACGTAGACGCCACTCATCTGCAAGCTATTTTGGTTGTCACTGCTTTGTTCTGCATCGTCTGTTTGCTTAGGTAGCGCTTTGACACCCAGCACTGCTGCAACGGTTTCTTGTAACAGCACCGCATCATGGACAAAGCTCAATTCATCAGAGTTGGCTTTATCCGTGACAGACTCTTGATTCAGCTGATTAGTAGAGTCACTCTCTACCACAAAATCGTTTTCTACAGCAGACAGCTCAGCCACTGATGCAGCATTAACAGTGGCTAAAGAAGAATTCATTTTAGAATCTTGCTTAGTATTCGGCGTATTTTTTGGCTTATTATTCAATATGGACACAAACGACTCAGTAGATGACGACCATTTTGGTCAGTAAGAGTGAAAAATCAGATGAAAATAAACAAGTTATGACTTGTCTAACATTATTATCGCAAGGATACACGGGTAGTCAAGCGCTAGACGGGCATTTCGTTAAAAATATTCCATCTCTCTGTTATACTAGCGCTATATTTTACGCTATTTTTCTACATTGACGGCTATTGTTTGTGCCGTATTTTTTATTCAAACTTGTCATTCATATTTATCATTAGCATTTTTAACTGCTATTTTTTTCATTTTTCACAGCCATATTCATTAACTAGCCTATTCTGAGAATTTTATGATGCAATCATCGACTTCAACTAACAGCACGCGCCCTGTCCGCACCCGCATTGCGCCATCGCCTACTGGCTTTCCGCATGTCGGCACCGCTTATATTGCCCTATTCAATTTAGCTTTTGCTAAAGCCCACGGCGGCGAATTTATTTTACGTATCGAAGATACGGATCAAACGCGCTCAACCGAACAATCTGAAAAAATGATTTTGGATGCGCTGCGCTGGGTCGGTCTCGACTGGGCGGAAGGTCCAGATATTGGAGGCCCGCATGCGCCTTATCGTCAGAGCGAGCGTAGTGATATTTATAAAAAGCACGCCGAACAGCTCATAGAAAACGATCATGCATTCCGCTGCTTTTGTACCAGCGAAGAGCTCGATGCCATGCGAGCTGCGCAAATGGCCAATGGTGAAACGCCACGTTATGACGGTCGCTGTGCCCATTTAGCACCTGAGAAAACTGCGCAATTGGTCAGTGAGGGCAAACCGCATGTCATTCGTATGCGTGTGCCTACCGAAGGCGTCTGTCAAGTACATGACATGTTACGCGGTACGGTTGAGATTCCTTGGACACAAGTCGACATGCAAGTGCTGCTAAAAACCGACGGCATGCCGACTTATCATTTAGCCAACGTTGTCGATGACCATTTGATGGACATCAGCCATGTGCTACGCGGTGAAGAGTGGCTTAACTCTGCGCCCAAGCATCAGCTGCTCTATGAGTATTTTGGTTGGGAGATGCCTGTACTTTGCCATATGCCACTGCTGCGTAACCCAGATAAATCAAAACTGTCTAAGCGTAAAAACCCAACCTCTATCACTTACTATCGTGATGCTGGTGTGCTCCCTGAAGCGTTGCTCAACTACCTCGGTCGTATGGGCTACTCGATGCCTGACGAAGCTGAGCAATTTACCTTAGAAGAGATGATTGCCAGCTTTGATATCCAGCGTGTGTCGCTCGGCGGCCCTATCTTTGATATCGAAAAACTGAACTGGCTCAACGCAGAATGGTTACGTGCATTAACGCCTGAAGAGCTAAAAAATAAAATACTCGATTGGGCAAGTAATAGCGATAAATTAACTGCTATCGCAGCGGCGATTCAGCCTCGTATTGAGCTGTTATCTGATGCAGTTAATTGGGGTGGTTTCTATTTCCAGAACTTACCTAATATCAATGCTGAGAGCTTTACCCATAAATCACTCACCCCTGAGCAAATTACTGAGATGCTGCAACTGGCGCTTTGGCAGCTAGAAACCTTACCAACGTGGTCAGAAGAAAATATCTACGCCACCTTAAAAGGTCTTGCCGCTCACCTCGATATTAAGATGCGTGACTTTATGGCACCGTTCTTTATCGCTATCGCTGGCAGCACGTCATCAACGCCAGTCATGAACTCTATGGCAATTATCGGCGCTGATATGACCTTGACTCGCTTGCGCCATGCAGTTGACGTGCTTGGCGGTTTGGGTAAAAAGAAACTAAAAAAACTTGAGAAACAAGCGGCAGAGTTGCCAGATTTTTGTCTGCTGAATAATTTAGAAGCTGAATAACTCATCTACTAAACAATCGATTAGCTGAAATTTATGAATTTAGAAGGGTCAGCCCAGTTCTGACCCTTTTTTTGTCACTAATAGGTACTACTACCCTTCAACTATTAAATATCCTTTATCAAACCTTTTAATTGGAACTAAACATGGACGCCAAAACCGTCACGATAGAAAGCAAAGATTATGTCTTTAACACGCTCAAAGAAGCGCAGAAATACTATGATGCCATCGTAAAAGAGCTTTATAATGCAAAACTTACCCTGACAAAGGGTCAGGACTTTGAAGATTTAAAGTGGATATACACCACTTACTGCAGTTATACCAATCATAATGTCGATCGATTGAAAGAATCTGACATCGTTGGCTTTAAAGGAATCAGCACAGTACAACAAAAAGGGGGGCAATATATCCCCACAGAATGTTGTGCCATTATTTTTTCAGATGGCAGTTCTAAGTGTACAGAAGAAGAATTCTTTACCGATAAAGCCATTAAAGAGATTGCCATCAAGCAAAATCCACGCTAATTTGGGCTTATTAAGTAGCTAAAATAGCTTTAAACGCTTTTTTTCAAATATTTATGCATTATTTTTAAAATAGTAGTTGACAGGACTGCCGGTCTTGCATAAAATACGCACACTCTTAGCGAGGGGCTATAGCTCAGTTGGTAGAGCACTTGCATGGCATGCAAGGGGTCAACGGTTCGACTCCGTTTAGCTCCACCATACTATTTATTGCAACGCTCAGTACTACTGAAACGTAACCATAAATACTCGCTAGTAGGACGATATCAGCACCTAGGCAATGCTTATTTATTAAGCTATCTGATATTGTGAAGTACCGTTGTAACCATTGGTTATAACACTCTATGCGTCCCCATCGTCTAGAGGCCTAGGACACCGCCCTTTCACGGCGGTAACGGGGGTTCGAATCCCCCTGGGGACGCCACTATTCGGCGTCACTTATTAGCACTTTTGCTTAACACCTTTAAGCATCAGGTTAGACTAATAAGCGAACAATAAAAAATCCCAGTCATCATACGGTGACTGGGATTTTTTATGTCTGTTGGTTTTGTTATATCCAGTTCATTATGGTTTGGATAAGCTGAAGTTAGTATATCAACGATCATAATAAGAGACAAACTCTCTAATCGCCCAGCCCCAATGCCTGTACTCGCCCTTGTAGTAGCCTTCTAAATATACCCACGGGCGGTTTTTATTATCATAAGTGGTATCTGTGACATATACCTCGCGATCATTACGCAGCTTATTAATAATCTTGCCATTAGGTTCATCGCGGATGTTTAATGGAGTACCCGTCGGATCCGTTACTTTGCAAACTCTCTCGGCATGCGCGGCATTTATCCCAACTGTCGTAGCCAAAACAGATACAGCAACGGTGTAAGCCAAACGTTTCATCTCAAATCCTTATTATCAACAAATGTCTCATTAATCTCTGATATATTATCAGAGTTCACATTACGGTATTTGCGATTTTATAAGATATTTACGTTTTATTGATTTTGATAAAGACTGAAGCCATAACCTGCTTTATAGTTTTTAATATCATTATTTATTGAATGATTTATTCTATTGCCAACCCTTACGATCCTCGCTACCATCAATCCTATAAGAATTTTATAGAATGTATAAATACTTTATAACGTACAAATTTTTAGGCTTAACACAAGGACGTTTTAACCATGTTCGGGATTGAGAACTATCTAGGGTTTATCATGGCAGCTATTTTGTTAAACCTGACCCCAGGCACAGATAGCATGTACATCATTACCCGTAGTATTTCGCAGGGGCAAACGGCAGGGTTTTATTCTGTTTTGGGTATTACTTCAGGTATTTTGGTGCATACGCTACTGGCTTCGCTAGGATTGTCCGTGTTGCTGGCTAACTCCCCTACGGCATTTATGCTCGTAAAATATATTGGTGCAAGCTATTTGTGCTATCTAGGCGTCAAAATGCTCATAAGTAAACAACAGCCTTTGATAGCCGCGAGTTTGCAGGATGACCAGAAGCCAAAGCCCGTTCAGCCTTTAGATCACTGGCAAATATATAAGCAAGGTGTGCTCACCAATACCTTTAATCCAAAAGTTGCATTATTCTTTTTGGCGTTCTTCCCTCAGTTTATCGATGCCAGTTATGCTTATAGTATGGTGTCGTTCGTCATTTTAGGACTGACCTTTGCTGTCACTGGCTTTATATGGTGCTTGTGCTTAGCATTATTGGCGTCAAAATTCAGTGAAAACTTACGTAAAAACCCCTCTATCGAAGCTATTTTAAACAAGATAAGCGGTGTGGTATTTATTGGCTTGGGAATTAGGCTGTTGACTGAGAAGGGTTGAGTAAATGCGAATCAGAGTATCTAAAGATAGATTTATAAAGCTATACTAACTTCATCGCGGATTAGTTAGGAGAAATGATGAGCATTATTCAGAATGCAATCGATTCAATTCAAATTGGAGTTGAAGATTTTGGAAGTGATGATGGTAGACGTAGTGTTTCTGCTGTGAGAAATATCGCGGCTGGGATTTTATTACTTTACAAAGAAAAGCTTTGTCGATTATCTCCATCTGATAATAAAGAATTGCTGATAAAGCAGAATATTAGGCCTGTGCAAAATGCGAAAGGTGAAATATCTTTTGAAGGCAAAGGTACTAAGACAGTTGATGTCCAGTCCATAAAAGAAAGATTCAAAAGTTTAAACATTACAACAGTAGATTGGGATAGGTTTGATGAAATCAGTAGACTAAGAAACGATTTAGAGCATTATTATACATCCAAATCTCCTGATGCTATCAGAGAAATTATAGCCAAGTCCTTTTTGCTGATTAGAGACTTCCTATCAGAGCATTTGCAAGAAGATCCTCAAGAAATTCTGGGCGATGATTGCTGGACAACTTTACTTGAGGTAAATGATGTTTACTCAGCAGAAGAAAATTCTTGTAAAGCAAGTCTTGATGCAGTCGATTGGAAATATCATTCAGTTGAAATAGCTCTTAAAAACCTTCGTTGTGATAATTGTCACTCTTCATTAATACAAGCTCCACATGCTGAAGATGTTTATCCACTGATTGACCTGCATTGTAAATCATGCGGGGAGGACTTCAGCTTTTATGATGTACTTGAAGAATATATTACAGACTCTTTAGCTGGAGAAGCACATCTAAATATAAAGGATGGCGGCGAATCTCCTTATGACGACTGCCACGAATGCGGAAAAGGCACCTTTATTTACGAAGAGGACTGTTGCGTGGCATGTGGCTATGAAATGGAATACACTGAATGTGAAGTATGCGGAGATGGCCTAAGCTTAGAGGATCAATACAATGAAGGTAAATGTAGTTACTGCCAATATAAATGGGAAAAGTTCATGGCAGAATAAGCTTCCTTAACCTAAAAAAAACATTCAAAAACCAGACACGAAAAAGCCCAGTCATTACGACTGGGCTTTTTTATTCTAAATCCAATCAATTATTACGCTGCGCTCTTACTCTCAGCAGCCAATTGACGTAGTACATAGTGCAATACGCCACCATGACGCACGTACTCGCGCTCTTTTGGCGTCTGGAGCATGACATTGACATCAAAGCTCTCAGATGAACCATCGGCACGTGTGGCCGTGACTTTGGCGGTCTTGCTCTCGCCATTATCTAGACCTGTGATGCTAAGCACTTCAGAGCCGTCTAGATTATAAGTTTCTGCATTTTCACCGTCTTTAAAGGTTAATGGCAACACACCCATACCGACGAGGTTTGAGCGGTGAATACGTTCGAACGAGCTGGTCAATACCGCTTTTACGCCAAGCAAAATCGTCCCTTTCGCTGCCCAGTCACGGCTAGAGCCAGAACCATATTCTGCCCCGCCAAGTACCACGAGCGGACGCTTGTCTTCTTTATACTTCATTGCCGCATCATAGATGGCCATTTCTTCGCCGTCTTGAAGCGTGGCGCTATCGCCTTTGAAGTAATAAGTATAGCCACCCTCTTTGCCAGCCATCATGGTATTTTTGATACGGATATTGGCGAAAGTACCACGTGTCATGACTGCGTCATTACCACGGCGTGAGCCATAGCTATTGAAGTCGGCTTGCATCACACCGCGCTCTTGCAAGTACTTACCTGCTGGCGAATCTGGATCGATATTACCCGCTGGCGAGATATGGTCAGTGGTGATTGAGTCACCGAACAACCCTAAGATGCGTGCGCCTTCGATATCAGGAATACCTTCTGGCTCCATGGTCATTCCATCAAAGAACGGCGGGTTTTTAATATAAGTAGACGCTTCGCTCCACGGATACAACTGGCTATCGGCTGAGCTAATAGCGTTCCATGCGGCACTACCGTCAAACACTTCGCCGTAATTTTTTCGGAACATATCGGCGTCGATATTATTGGCAATCAGCTCATTGATCTCATCTGATGTTGGCCAAATATCTTTTAAGAAGACATCTTTGCCATCTTGATCTTGTCCTAACGGCTGCGTCGTTAAGTCAATATCAACCGTACCTGCCAGCGCATAAGCAACTACGAGTGGTGGTGACGCTAAGTAGCTCGCTTTTACATGTGAGTGAATACGACCTTCAAAATTACGGTTACCTGATAACACGGCAGCAGCGACTAAGTCTTTTTCTTCGATACCTTTTTCAATCGACTCTAAGAGCGGTCCTGAGTTACCGATACAAGTGGTACAACCATAACCCACTAAATAGAAGCCTGTTTTTTCAAGCTCGTCCATTAACTTAGATTTTTCAAGATAATCGGTGACGACTTTCGAACCGGGAGCCAATGAAGTTTTGACCCAAGGCTTGGCTTTTAGACCTTTTGCAGCGGCTTTTTTCGCCACCAAGCCCGCGCCAATCATCACTGCAGGGTTTGAGGTATTGGTACATGAGGTAATCGCTG encodes:
- a CDS encoding LysE family translocator, encoding MFGIENYLGFIMAAILLNLTPGTDSMYIITRSISQGQTAGFYSVLGITSGILVHTLLASLGLSVLLANSPTAFMLVKYIGASYLCYLGVKMLISKQQPLIAASLQDDQKPKPVQPLDHWQIYKQGVLTNTFNPKVALFFLAFFPQFIDASYAYSMVSFVILGLTFAVTGFIWCLCLALLASKFSENLRKNPSIEAILNKISGVVFIGLGIRLLTEKG
- the acnA gene encoding aconitate hydratase AcnA, which produces MSDIFNVKDTITVDGKEHAYYSLPKLTETFEHISKLPFCMKIVLENLLRNEDDGQSVGKNHIEAVANWDAGAEASKEIAFMPARVVLQDFTGVPSVVDLAAMRDAVVELGGRAEQINPFIPSELVVDHSVQVDAYGREDALDLNEKIEFKRNNERYEFLHWGRNAFKNFVVVPPATGIVHQVNLEYLARVVMAADVNVDGKSELTAYPDTVFGTDSHTTMINGIGVLGWGVGGIEAEAAMLGQPSSMLIPQVVGFELKGKLTEGVTATDLVLRVVEMLRAHGVVGKFVEFYGEGLHSMPLADRATIANMSPEYGATCGIFPIDQMAIDYLRLSGREESQIELVEKYAKAQGLWHDADTPAATYSSKLELDLSSVQPALAGPNLPQQRINLSDMHEKFGETLEKMTKDRKSEVEGKVRFDEEGGEQEQADRLYAKPNVFSDVNIDDKSHKLRDGSVVIAAITSCTNTSNPAVMIGAGLVAKKAAAKGLKAKPWVKTSLAPGSKVVTDYLEKSKLMDELEKTGFYLVGYGCTTCIGNSGPLLESIEKGIEEKDLVAAAVLSGNRNFEGRIHSHVKASYLASPPLVVAYALAGTVDIDLTTQPLGQDQDGKDVFLKDIWPTSDEINELIANNIDADMFRKNYGEVFDGSAAWNAISSADSQLYPWSEASTYIKNPPFFDGMTMEPEGIPDIEGARILGLFGDSITTDHISPAGNIDPDSPAGKYLQERGVMQADFNSYGSRRGNDAVMTRGTFANIRIKNTMMAGKEGGYTYYFKGDSATLQDGEEMAIYDAAMKYKEDKRPLVVLGGAEYGSGSSRDWAAKGTILLGVKAVLTSSFERIHRSNLVGMGVLPLTFKDGENAETYNLDGSEVLSITGLDNGESKTAKVTATRADGSSESFDVNVMLQTPKEREYVRHGGVLHYVLRQLAAESKSAA
- the gltX gene encoding glutamate--tRNA ligase, giving the protein MMQSSTSTNSTRPVRTRIAPSPTGFPHVGTAYIALFNLAFAKAHGGEFILRIEDTDQTRSTEQSEKMILDALRWVGLDWAEGPDIGGPHAPYRQSERSDIYKKHAEQLIENDHAFRCFCTSEELDAMRAAQMANGETPRYDGRCAHLAPEKTAQLVSEGKPHVIRMRVPTEGVCQVHDMLRGTVEIPWTQVDMQVLLKTDGMPTYHLANVVDDHLMDISHVLRGEEWLNSAPKHQLLYEYFGWEMPVLCHMPLLRNPDKSKLSKRKNPTSITYYRDAGVLPEALLNYLGRMGYSMPDEAEQFTLEEMIASFDIQRVSLGGPIFDIEKLNWLNAEWLRALTPEELKNKILDWASNSDKLTAIAAAIQPRIELLSDAVNWGGFYFQNLPNINAESFTHKSLTPEQITEMLQLALWQLETLPTWSEENIYATLKGLAAHLDIKMRDFMAPFFIAIAGSTSSTPVMNSMAIIGADMTLTRLRHAVDVLGGLGKKKLKKLEKQAAELPDFCLLNNLEAE
- a CDS encoding peptide-binding protein — protein: MKRLAYTVAVSVLATTVGINAAHAERVCKVTDPTGTPLNIRDEPNGKIINKLRNDREVYVTDTTYDNKNRPWVYLEGYYKGEYRHWGWAIREFVSYYDR